In Vespa velutina chromosome 1, iVesVel2.1, whole genome shotgun sequence, the genomic stretch CTTCTTCTACAGTTGTAATATCTTCTCTTGATTCTTCTTCtgtattactattttttcctccattcttcttctgtttcgtTCTTGGTCTATCATTATGAATTTTCATATGACGTCTCAAATCATATTTCCCTACAAAACGCGCATTGCAAATTTCACAACCAAAAGGTTTGCCACTAGCATGAGTCCACATGTGACGTCTTAATGCTGCACTAAATGTAAATGCAATTCCGCAAACGTTACAAATGTAAGGTTTTTCTCCTGTATGTATAAGACTATGATCTTTTAATGTAGCTCTTTGATTAAATCTCTTCCCACAAACTTCACATGTATAACTTCTGGGATTCGAATGAATTCGTAAATGATTCAGAAGGTTCCCTTGTTGCGAAAAACGTCTACTACATACATTACATTTAAATGGTTTTTCTCCTGTATGAACACGCATATGAGTCTCAAGAGTACGATTATTCAAGAATCGTTTACCACAAACTGTACATGGGTATTTTGGTAAATGAAGACCTTGAGGATCCAAATGTGTAATTAAGTGTCTTTTGTAATTACCTTTATGGTTGAACATACGTGGACATTGACTACATGCATAAGGTGCTCCATGTACATGTGTTACAATGTgattttctaattctaattttgttttaaaccTTACACCACATTTTGGACAACGATGTCTTGGAAAATCAGTATGACAAACCATGTGCCGTTTTAAATATCTCTTTAAGGTATACGCTTTATTACATATGAAACAAGAATATGGAAATTGTCCTGTATGTGTTTTTACATGAGTTCTTAATTCTCTGTGACTATCGCAATCCTTCTCACAAACAACACAAAAGAATGGGCCACTACTTGGAATATGATTATCAATAGTATGAAGTAAAACACCTGTAAGCTTATCATAATTCTGCGAACATAAAGTACACtgatattgtattgtattattttcagtttttatttctttgatccTAGTTATTGTATCATTTAAACTTcctaaaatattatctttaggATCAATGAAGTAATCTGAATCAGTATCATCGCTTTCTCTTAAATCCACATTCTCTGTTGTATTACAATCTTGTTGGATGTCAAGCTTCATTTTATCCTCCTGCTCTATTATTACTGATTTATCTGTTGATACCAATTGCCAAGtttcattttcaatgtttttaatACTCTTTGATTCCGTattatcagatatatatattgtatctaaaaattcatcatttgtactagatttttcaaaattctcTTTACAAAATGATGGTTTAATACTATTTTCATCTTTTGGCTTGCAAGGATTATTATGATCCTCTGATTTGATAGAATCCATTACTGTATCTCCTATATATACTACTGTACGATTTAAATCGTGTGAACTAAGAGTATTATAGAATTGATTGACTAATTCACttttaatactatataatttaCCTTGCTGATCAACATTGATGATCTTATTTAAATGATCTGGAATCTTATCTGTTTCATTACTCTGATTCAAATCcacaaatgatattatttctaaagatTGTTCTACTTCATCTTTGCTTACTTTAATCTCCTTATTTAATTCATCATTAATAGAACTTGCGTAATTAACAGAAACTGTTTCAGAAGAATCGAacgaacatttcttttctgcTGATTCTTTGCTTAACATTATAGAATCttgttcattttcattttcttcaatttcttcctaat encodes the following:
- the LOC124954223 gene encoding zinc finger protein 583-like isoform X2, translating into MSWEVCCRNMCRACMKIDGVLLPMYDDDTISSKNLPEKLTELTSVQIDRYDGLPNMLCAKCAYRTVAFYDFKLQVQATEEKLRKMFDTQMEDIKEEIEENENEQDSIMLSKESAEKKCSFDSSETVSVNYASSINDELNKEIKVSKDEVEQSLEIISFVDLNQSNETDKIPDHLNKIINVDQQDTIYISDNTESKSIKNIENETWQLVSTDKSVIIEQEDKMKLDIQQDCNTTENVDLRESDDTDSDYFIDPKDNILGSLNDTITRIKEIKTENNTIQYQCTLCSQNYDKLTGVLLHTIDNHIPSSGPFFCVVCEKDCDSHRELRTHVKTHTGQFPYSCFICNKAYTLKRYLKRHMVCHTDFPRHRCPKCGVRFKTKLELENHIVTHVHGAPYACSQCPRMFNHKGNYKRHLITHLDPQGLHLPKYPCTVCGKRFLNNRTLETHMRVHTGEKPFKCNVCSRRFSQQGNLLNHLRIHSNPRSYTCEVCGKRFNQRATLKDHSLIHTGEKPYICNVCGIAFTFSAALRRHMWTHASGKPFGCEICNARFVGKYDLRRHMKIHNDRPRTKQKKNGGKNSNTEEESREDITTVEEVDTETVLIEQVLLNQDVTQVIPQEEAEKENVDALLNLIQYG
- the LOC124954223 gene encoding zinc finger protein 250-like isoform X1; this encodes MSWEVCCRNMCRACMKIDGVLLPMYDDDTISSKNLPEKLTELTSVQIDRYDGLPNMLCAKCAYRTVAFYDFKLQVQATEEKLRKMFDTQMEDIKEEIEENENEQDSIMLSKESAEKKCSFDSSETVSVNYASSINDELNKEIKVSKDEVEQSLEIISFVDLNQSNETDKIPDHLNKIINVDQQGKLYSIKSELVNQFYNTLSSHDLNRTVVYIGDTVMDSIKSEDHNNPCKPKDENSIKPSFCKENFEKSSTNDEFLDTIYISDNTESKSIKNIENETWQLVSTDKSVIIEQEDKMKLDIQQDCNTTENVDLRESDDTDSDYFIDPKDNILGSLNDTITRIKEIKTENNTIQYQCTLCSQNYDKLTGVLLHTIDNHIPSSGPFFCVVCEKDCDSHRELRTHVKTHTGQFPYSCFICNKAYTLKRYLKRHMVCHTDFPRHRCPKCGVRFKTKLELENHIVTHVHGAPYACSQCPRMFNHKGNYKRHLITHLDPQGLHLPKYPCTVCGKRFLNNRTLETHMRVHTGEKPFKCNVCSRRFSQQGNLLNHLRIHSNPRSYTCEVCGKRFNQRATLKDHSLIHTGEKPYICNVCGIAFTFSAALRRHMWTHASGKPFGCEICNARFVGKYDLRRHMKIHNDRPRTKQKKNGGKNSNTEEESREDITTVEEVDTETVLIEQVLLNQDVTQVIPQEEAEKENVDALLNLIQYG